From the genome of Streptomyces sp. NBC_01317, one region includes:
- a CDS encoding aldo/keto reductase: MRVNQLGRSAVRVTELGFGGGPLGGLFAPVDDATAAGALAAAWEGGIRYFDTSPHYGIGQSERLVGEALRPRPRGEFTLSTKVGRVLVPQDAAGRTDESFMVPATHRRVWDFSRDGILRSVEDSLARLGTDRVDTLFLHDAERHFDAALREGWPALAELRAQGVVGAVGAGMYDTSLLTRLVQEADVDAVMLSGHYTLLAHGALDDLLPACADRGVSVLAASVFNSGLLATDRPAEGARFDYAPASPQLLRRTHRIADVCEANGVTVPQVAMAFPLRHPVVAGIVVGMRSAGEVRSNLAAFGAEIPEQVWSDLRAEGLLDERAPVMA; this comes from the coding sequence ATGAGGGTGAATCAGCTCGGGCGGAGCGCGGTACGGGTCACGGAACTGGGGTTCGGCGGCGGGCCGTTGGGCGGACTCTTCGCACCGGTGGACGACGCGACCGCGGCGGGAGCGCTGGCGGCGGCCTGGGAGGGCGGCATCCGCTACTTCGACACGTCTCCGCACTACGGCATCGGGCAGTCCGAGCGCCTCGTCGGTGAGGCCCTCCGGCCCAGGCCCCGGGGGGAGTTCACCCTGTCGACCAAGGTCGGCAGAGTGCTCGTGCCCCAGGACGCGGCGGGGCGTACGGACGAGTCGTTCATGGTCCCGGCGACCCACCGCAGGGTCTGGGACTTCTCCCGCGACGGCATCCTGCGCAGCGTCGAGGACTCCCTCGCCCGCCTGGGTACCGACCGCGTCGACACGCTGTTCCTGCACGACGCGGAGCGGCACTTCGACGCCGCGCTGCGCGAGGGCTGGCCCGCGCTGGCCGAACTGCGCGCCCAGGGGGTGGTGGGCGCCGTCGGCGCGGGGATGTACGACACCTCCCTGCTGACGCGGCTAGTCCAGGAGGCGGACGTGGACGCCGTGATGCTGTCGGGCCACTACACCCTGCTGGCGCACGGGGCGCTGGACGACCTGCTCCCGGCGTGCGCCGACCGGGGGGTGTCCGTCCTCGCGGCCTCCGTCTTCAACTCCGGCCTCCTGGCGACGGACCGGCCGGCCGAGGGGGCGCGCTTCGACTACGCGCCGGCCTCACCGCAGCTGCTGCGCCGCACCCATCGGATCGCCGACGTCTGCGAGGCCAACGGGGTGACGGTCCCTCAGGTCGCGATGGCGTTTCCGCTGCGGCATCCGGTGGTCGCGGGCATCGTGGTGGGGATGCGCTCCGCCGGCGAGGTACGGAGCAACCTCGCGGCGTTCGGCGCGGAGATCCCCGAACAAGTGTGGTCCGACCTGCGCGCCGAGGGGCTGCTCGACGAGCGCGCGCCGGTCATGGCCTGA
- a CDS encoding aldehyde dehydrogenase family protein, whose amino-acid sequence MAEQNPPWSGALYVDGRFRPPAAGGTLPVRDKSSGEVFGAAGRADASDVDAAVASALAAQRDWAARLYTERAAVLREVATALRHTGGFRELIMRETGSIAGKADYEIASAVGELTEAAALASRPVGEVLRTGHEGRFSVSERVPVGLVAAITPWNFPLVLGMRVIAPALALGNAVLLKPSPETPVSGGLAIAELFERAGAPHGILQVLPGGEEAGRRLVEHPDVAMIHFTGSTTVGRDIARTAGSLLKKTSLELGGNNALVVLDDAETGQAAMIGAWSSFHYQGQTCISAGRHIVDRAVADAYLRDLTARAAAVTVGDPLRDGTGLGPIINDTQLARARHLLDEAVAGGARILTGGTNDGRFFRPTVVVDVDPAAALWTEEIFAPVAPVAVVDGVEEAVALANDTPYGLVSSVVGADVHRATEVARRLNSAMVHVNDATPQDEPLAPFGGVGHSGLGGRAGGDANLEEFTERRWRTVASAPAHYPY is encoded by the coding sequence ATGGCAGAGCAGAATCCCCCCTGGTCGGGGGCCCTCTACGTCGACGGCCGGTTCCGGCCGCCCGCCGCCGGGGGAACCCTCCCCGTCCGTGACAAGTCCTCGGGCGAGGTGTTCGGCGCCGCGGGCCGCGCGGACGCCTCCGACGTCGACGCGGCCGTGGCCTCCGCCCTCGCCGCCCAGCGCGACTGGGCCGCCCGCCTCTACACGGAGCGGGCCGCCGTGCTGCGCGAGGTCGCGACCGCCCTCCGGCACACCGGCGGCTTCCGCGAGTTGATCATGCGGGAGACCGGCAGCATCGCGGGCAAGGCCGACTACGAGATCGCGTCGGCGGTCGGTGAACTCACCGAAGCGGCGGCGCTGGCCTCCCGGCCGGTCGGAGAGGTGCTGCGGACCGGCCACGAAGGCCGCTTCTCGGTGTCCGAGCGGGTGCCGGTCGGTCTGGTCGCGGCGATCACACCGTGGAACTTCCCCCTCGTCCTGGGTATGCGGGTGATCGCCCCCGCCCTCGCGCTCGGGAACGCCGTCCTGCTCAAGCCCTCCCCGGAGACTCCCGTCTCCGGCGGCCTGGCGATCGCCGAACTCTTCGAGCGGGCGGGAGCGCCGCACGGCATACTCCAGGTCCTGCCCGGCGGCGAGGAGGCCGGACGCCGGCTGGTCGAGCACCCGGACGTGGCGATGATCCACTTCACCGGCTCGACCACTGTCGGACGCGACATCGCCCGTACCGCCGGATCCCTGCTCAAGAAGACCTCCCTGGAACTCGGCGGCAACAACGCCCTGGTCGTCCTGGACGACGCGGAGACCGGGCAGGCCGCCATGATCGGGGCCTGGTCGAGCTTCCACTACCAGGGGCAGACCTGCATCAGCGCGGGACGGCACATCGTGGACCGCGCGGTCGCCGACGCCTACCTCCGCGACCTGACAGCCCGGGCGGCGGCCGTCACCGTCGGCGATCCGCTGCGGGACGGGACCGGCCTGGGCCCGATCATCAACGACACCCAACTGGCCAGGGCCAGGCACCTGTTGGACGAAGCGGTCGCGGGCGGCGCCCGGATCCTGACCGGAGGGACGAACGACGGCCGGTTCTTCCGCCCCACGGTTGTCGTGGACGTCGACCCCGCCGCCGCGCTGTGGACCGAGGAGATCTTCGCCCCCGTCGCGCCCGTCGCGGTGGTCGACGGTGTCGAGGAGGCCGTCGCGCTGGCCAACGACACCCCGTACGGGCTGGTCTCCTCGGTCGTCGGCGCCGACGTGCACCGCGCCACCGAGGTGGCCCGCCGTCTGAACAGCGCCATGGTGCACGTCAACGACGCGACGCCGCAGGACGAGCCGCTCGCCCCGTTCGGCGGGGTCGGCCACTCCGGTCTGGGCGGGCGGGCCGGCGGTGACGCGAACCTGGAGGAGTTCACCGAACGGCGGTGGCGCACCGTCGCGAGCGCCCCCGCGCACTACCCGTACTAG
- a CDS encoding N-acetylglucosamine kinase — MKVLVGADIGGTKLALRVETPDGAVRVDTAVPATGWEATPVDRAARWLLGRVAPVLSAGDEIAALGVGAQGCDTQEHCARLAAAFGRLGVAATVVNDAALLVPAAGLDRGIGVIAGTGSIAVGADTGGTVLFAGGWGWVLGDEGSAPAIVRDAARAALAAYDTDRHDDGLLSALLAHYRVTDAPGLARAVNDQPTTGNWGPAAPAVFRAATAGSPLALAVVDEAATQLCALVTRLRARGAVGRTVVAAGGVVLGQPLLADRLRARLASVQPDLTLRLLDVPPVAGAVALARIRHRAAGAAGA; from the coding sequence ATGAAAGTCCTCGTCGGGGCCGACATCGGCGGCACCAAACTCGCGCTCCGCGTGGAGACACCGGACGGAGCGGTACGGGTCGACACGGCGGTCCCGGCCACGGGCTGGGAGGCCACTCCGGTCGACCGGGCCGCGCGCTGGCTCCTCGGCCGCGTGGCACCCGTCCTGTCCGCCGGGGACGAGATCGCCGCCCTCGGCGTGGGCGCCCAGGGCTGTGACACGCAGGAGCACTGCGCCCGCCTCGCCGCCGCCTTCGGGCGGCTCGGAGTGGCGGCGACGGTGGTCAACGACGCCGCCCTGCTGGTCCCGGCCGCCGGGCTGGACCGGGGGATCGGTGTGATCGCGGGCACCGGCTCCATCGCCGTGGGCGCCGACACCGGGGGCACGGTGCTCTTCGCCGGGGGCTGGGGCTGGGTGCTCGGTGACGAGGGCAGCGCGCCCGCGATCGTACGGGACGCGGCCAGGGCCGCCCTGGCCGCGTACGACACGGACCGCCACGACGACGGGCTGCTGTCCGCGCTGCTCGCCCACTACCGCGTCACCGATGCCCCGGGTCTCGCCCGCGCGGTCAACGATCAGCCCACCACGGGGAATTGGGGACCGGCCGCCCCCGCCGTCTTCCGGGCCGCCACCGCGGGCTCGCCGCTGGCCCTGGCCGTCGTGGACGAGGCCGCGACCCAGCTGTGCGCCCTCGTCACCCGGCTGCGGGCACGCGGCGCCGTCGGCCGCACGGTCGTGGCGGCGGGCGGGGTGGTACTCGGCCAGCCTCTGCTCGCCGACCGGCTGCGGGCCCGTCTCGCCTCCGTACAGCCCGATCTGACCCTGCGTCTGCTGGACGTGCCACCGGTGGCCGGCGCGGTGGCGCTGGCAAGGATCCGGCACCGGGCGGCCGGGGCCGCCGGGGCCTGA